One region of Seriola aureovittata isolate HTS-2021-v1 ecotype China chromosome 15, ASM2101889v1, whole genome shotgun sequence genomic DNA includes:
- the rcc1l gene encoding RCC1-like G exchanging factor-like protein: MAFPCVRLCTQHMRTGLRVCGYATLSKASRPQEKSSSGPVFQYVGQHRKPNHKVFVWGFSFTGALGIPSFVVPDSGRKKPRKYQLTPYRLETAEQISSAACGYGFTLIASSTKDVSKLWGMGLNKDSQLGFQRTQHSRHQSYDYILEPSPVALPLVEPVKTKVVQVACGRAHSLVLTDQEGVFSMGNNAYGQCGRQIVEDEVYSGSHIIHKIEGFGSRVTQVACGQDHSLFLTETGKVFACGWGADGQTGLGHHSVTSTPVEVGGDLAGVEVRQINTYGDCSLAVSTDGQLYGWGNSEYLQLSSVTEATQINSPRRLPLKGCGKVVQAACGGTQVAVLNEKGEVFVWGYGILGKGPKLSESSTPEMIPSTLFGRSEFNPSVAVTTIRCGLTHFAAVTDRGELFVWGKNVRGCLGIGSRDDQYFPWRVTVPGQVVDVACGVDHMVALVKSLL; the protein is encoded by the exons ATGGCTTTTCCCTGTGTGCGACTGTGCACTCAACACATGAGGACAGGGCTTCGAGTCTGTGGTTATGCGACACTCAGTAAAGCATCCAGACCGCAGGAGAAGAGCAGCAGTGGTCCGGTGTTCCAGTATGTCGGCCAGCACAGAAAGCCCAACcacaaagtgtttgtgtggggCTTTAGCTTTACTGGTGCTCTGGGTATCCCCAGCTTTGTAGTACCAGACAGTGGCAGGAAGAAGCCCCGTAAATACCAGCTCACTCCTTACCGCCTGGAGACTGCAGAGCAG ATCTCTTCCGCTGCTTGTGGTTACGGCTTCACTCTCATCGCCTCCTCCACCAAAGATGTGTCCAAGCTTTGGGGAATGGGCCTGAACAAAGACTCTCAGCTGGGATTCCAACGCACCCAACACAGCCGCC ATCAGAGTTATGACTACATCTTGGAGCCGTCGCCGGTGGCGTTGCCTCTCGTCGAGCCTGTGAAAACCAAAGTGGTTCAGGTTGCGTGTGGCCGGGCTCACTCCCTGGTCCTCACTGATCAAGAGGGAG TTTTCAGTATGGGCAACAATGCGTATGGCCAGTGTGGGAGGCAGATAGTTGAAGATGAAGTCTACAG TGGCAGCCACATCATTCACAAGATAGAAGGCTTCGGCAGCAGGGTCACCCAG gTGGCGTGTGGGCAGGATCACAGTCTTTTCCTCACCGAGACAGGAAAAGTGTTTGCATGTGGATGGGGCGCAGATGGACAGACGG GTTTGGGACACCACAGCGTCACCTCCACCCCGGTGGAAGTGGGAGGGGATCTGGCGGGCGTGGAGGTGCGGCAGATCAACACGTACGGAGACTGCAGCCTGGCCGTCTCCACAGATGGACAGCTGTATGGATGGGGCAACTCTGAATACCTGCAGCTGTCCTCGGTCACTGAGGCCACACAG aTCAACTCTCCTCGACGTCTTCCTCTGAAAGGCTGTGGGAAGGTGGTTCAGGCAGCATGCGGAGGAACGCAGGTGGCCGTTCTCAACG AAAAAGGAGAGGTGTTTGTATGGGGATATGGCATTCTTGGAAAAGGCCCAAAGCTATCAGAGTCCTCAACCCCGGAGATGATTCCCTCCACGCTGTTTGGACGCTCAGAGTTTAACCCTTCAGTCGCTGTCACCACGATCAGGTGTGGCCTCACCCACTTTGCTGCAGTAACAG ATCGAGGCGAGCTCTTTGTTTGGGGGAAGAATGTGAGAGGATGTTTGGGCATCGGCAGTCGAGACGACCAGTACTTCCCATGGCGG GTGACTGTTCCGGGTCAAGTGGTGGATGTAGCGTGCGGAGTCGACCACATGGTGGCGCTGGTGAAGTCCCTCCTGTGA